The following nucleotide sequence is from Candidatus Dormiibacterota bacterium.
AGCGCCGCAGCAGCAGCTCGAGGATGTGGAACTCGGCGGTCGTGAGATTCAGCAGCTTGCCATTCATCGTGACGTGCCGACGGGCCGGGTCCAGCGACAAGGTGCCGCGGTTCATCACCGGCGCACCCACGCCGCGCGGACGTCGCTGTAGCGCGCGCACTCGCGCGACCAGTTCGCCAAAGTCGAATGGCTTGACCAGGTAGTCATCGGCGCCGGCATCCAGGCCCTGGATGCGGTCCGGTGGTGCATCGCGAGCCGTCAGCATCAGGATCGCAGTCGGGCGATCGTTGCGCCGGGCCCACGACGCCACCTCGACGCCGGGCACGCCCGGCATCCGCCAGTCGAGGATGGCCACGTCGTACTCGTAGAACTTCAGCTGCTCGATGGCATCATCGCCCCGGTCGACCGAGTCGACCAGGTAGCCGGCATCCTCGAGACCTTGGACGAGGACCTCGCGCAGGCCGTGATCATCCTCCGCGACCAGGATACGCACCGCTAGGCTCCCTGCCGGCTCAGCATCAGTTGGAACTCCATCGTCGCATTGCTCTGCACGGTGACGAAGCCGCCGATACTGGGCGGGGTCATCCCGAACTGACTGAAGGGGAATGTGATTGAACCGACCAGCTCGATCGTTGATCCGCTCATCCGGGCGTCGATCGGGATGGTGACGTTTTTCGTCACACCGTGGATCGTCAGGTCCCCGATCGCCGACACGTGGATCGTCTGCCCGCTGGCGGCATCAGCCGGCAACGTGATCGGCGACGTCAGCTTAAAGGTGGCGGTCGGATAGCGGTCGCTTTCGAGCCCCTGCGAGTGGATCCGCTGATCCCGTCTGGACTGGTCGCTCGTGAGTTTGGTGACGTCCACGCTAAAGCTGGCGGCCGTCACGCCGTAGCCGGTCGTCGATTGCGTCAGGCTGAACGTGCCCGTGATCGCCGAGGTGCGCCCGACGGCATCGCTCGGTGCGGCGAACGAGGCGAGCTGCTCGCGGACCCGATAGCCGGCAACGGAGCCCGAGCCCACGGTCCAGGTTCCAGCCCCGGGCGTAGCCGTGGCGCTGGCGGTGGAGCCCGAGGCCGACGGTGTAGGCGAACTGAGCGCGAGCTTCTGTGGCGACGATCCCGCGAAGACGACGAAATAGAGGATGCCGACACCCGCGGCGCCGAGGATCAAGGCACCGACGATAATGGCGGCGATCAGCGTTCGGCGATTGTTCATTTAAGGAAATGCTGAGCGAGGTGACCTTTCAGTTCGATGACAGACTAAGCCGTCATCATGAAGCGACTCTAAGAACCAACTAGCGCGCCCCGGTGTGGAAAGGCGCGCGTGCTGGTCAGGAGGCGATGGTCAGAACGGCTGCGCCTTCGAAGCGTCCATGGGCCAGATCGGCGAGCGCCGTATTCGCGTCAACCAGCGGATAGGGGTGCACCTGCGTTTGGATTGGAACCTTCGGCGCGATCTGCAGAAGTTCCTCGCCGTCCTGTCGCGTCAGGTTGGCGACCGAACGGATCTGCCGCTCCATCCAGAGAAGGTCATAGGGAAACGACGGGATCTCGCTCATGTGGATGCCCGCGCAGACCACCACCCCGCCTGGATCCAGGGCCTTGAGCGCCGCCGGGACCAGTGCGCCGACGGGCGCGAAGATCAACGCCGCATCGAGGGGTTCGGGCGGCGGCGTGAGCGAGTCGCCCGCCCACTCCGCGCCAAGGCTTCGCGCGAACGCCTGCCTCTTCGTGTCACCCGGTGAGGTAAAGGCAAACACGCGTCGACCCTGGTAACGAGCGACCTGGGCGATGATGTGCGCCGAGTCGCCAAAGCCATAGAGACCGACCCGTTGCGCGTCGCCGGCGAGCCGCAGCGCGCGATAGCCGATCAAGCCGGCGCACAGCAACGGTGCGGCATGCAGATCGTCATAGCTCTCCGGCAGCGCAAAACAAAAACGCTCGTCGGCGATGCAAAACTCCGCGTAGCCGCCGTCGATGTGATAGCCAGTGAAGCGCGCGTTCACGCAAAGGTTTTCGAGACCGCGGCGGCAAAAGCGGCAGGTCTCGTCGACGTAGCCAAGCCAGGGAACGCCGATGCGGGCACCGGGCGCGAACCGGTCGGCTCCGTCGCCAGCGGCCTCGACCCGACCCACGATCATGTGGCCGATCACAAGCGGCAGCTTGGGTTCGCTGATCTCACCGCTCACGATGTGGAGGTCGGTGCGGCACACTGCACAGACCGAGACTCGAATCAGGACCTGACCCTCGGCCGGCGCAGGGACGGGCAGCTCCTCGAGGCGAAGGGGTTCCTTCGCCGCGCGAAGCTGCATCGCCCTCATTGATGACCGCTAGGCCGTGACACCGCTCTTGAGCGTTGCCTGCAGGGTGATGGGGGTCGCCGCCAGAGCCTTCGAGACGGGACAGTTCTTCTTGGCGTCTTCGGCCAGCCGCTTGAACGTTGCCTCGTCGATGCCGGGGACGTTGCCTTCGGTCGCGAGATCGATGCGCGAGATACCCCAACCCGCATCGGACTTGTCGAAGTGCACGGTGGCTTTGGTCCGAATTTCCTGCGGCGCGTGTCCCGCTTGCGTGAGGCCGCTGGCGAAGGCCATGGAAAAGCAGCCGGCGTGCGCCGCGCCGATCAGCTCTTCGGGGTTGGTGCCGGAACCATCCTCCATCCGGCTCTTGAACGAATACGAACCTTCAAAGGCGCCGCTTCCCAGTCGCATCGTTCCCGATCCGTCTTGCAGCGACCGTTGCCACCTGGCCTCCGCAGTACGTACAGGCATCTTTGGGTCACCTCACTCGTGAAATATTTGCCGTCCTGGACTGATCCTAGGGGACCGCGCCGGCGGCTGCCGCCAGCATCTCGAGCGTGCGCAGCCGGTCGGCTTGCGTCTTGTCGTGAACGCTTGCCAGCAACGTCGTCACGCCGGCGGACGCCCACACGCCGAGCCGTTCGCGAACGTAAGACGGCGGCCCGGCAATGCTGATGGCATCGACGAGGGCATCGGGCACCCGGCGGATCGCCTCGAGCTGTTTACCTCCGAGGTAAAGCTCCTGGAGTGTGCGCGCATCGTCGGCAAAGCCGTACTGGCGGACGAGGTCGTTGTAGAAGTTCTTGGTGCGCGACCCCATGCCGCCGACGTACAACGCCACCCAGGGCTTCAGCGCATCGCGCGCGCGAGTGCGATCGTCGTCGATGATGACCGGCACGTGCGGCGCGATCGCGAGCGAGTCGACGGCGCGCCCGGCGATCCCGGCGCCCGCCTCGAGCTCGGGACGGAAGACATCCATGTGCTCCGGAGCAAAGAGCGTCGGGATCCAGCCGTCGGCCAGCTCGCCCGTCAGACGCAGGCCTCCCGGGGTGAGGGTCGCCAGGTAGATCGGCACCGCTGCGCGAACCGGATGCGCGAGGAGCTTGAGGCCCTTGTCGAGGTGGAAGACCTCGCCATCGAAGATCAGGCGATCCCGCCGGAGAACCTGGCGGACGATGGCGATCGTTTCGCGCATGCGGAGCATCGGTCGATCGAACGCCACACCGTGCCAGCCAGTTATCACCTGGTGACCGCTCGTGCCAAGCCCGAGGATGAAGCGGCCACCCGAGATCAAGTCGAGCGTGGCCGCCGTCTGAGCGAGGAGGGCCGGCGTCCGGCTGAAGATGTTGACGATCCCCGTCCCGAGCTGAATCCGTTCGGTGCGAGCCGCGAGGGCGCCGAGGATGGAGATGGCATCGATGCCATAAGCTTCCGGCATCCAGACCGATTCGAAGCCGAGCGCCTCGGCGCGTTGAGCGAGCTCAACCGCCTCCGGGAAGGCGAGAGTCCCCTCGTAGGGCAAGTTGAGACCGAGCTTCATCGTGGCATCGTATCCGGAGTTGAGCCTAGAGTAGATGACAGCCGGCAAACGGCCACGCCGCCCTTCTCACACCGGGGGCGGCTATTCAGGAGGACGTCATGGCAGATCGGACGACGACCATCAATGCCGCGCTTGCGGGGACCATCGATATCGGCGGCGATCTGCCGGTCAACCGCTTCGGCTTTGGCGCGATGCGCATCACCGGGGAAGGGATCTGGGGAGAACCGGCCGACCGCGAAGAATCGAAGCGCGTACTGCGCCGCGCATTGGAGCTCGGCATCAACTTCATCGACACTGCCGATTCCTATGGCCCAGAAGTCAGTGAGCGATTGATCGCTGAGGCCCTCTACCCGTACCCGGAGGAGCTCGTGATCGCCACCAAGGGTGGGCTCGTCCGACCCGGGCCTGGAGAGTGGATACCGGACGGCCGTCCCCAGCACCTCCGCGAAGCGTGTGAGGGGAGCCTCAAGCGCTTGCGGGTCGAGCAAATCGATGTCTATCAGTTGCACCGCCCGGATCCGAATGTCCCGTACGAGGAATCGGTCGGCGCCCTGGTGGAACTGAAGGCTGAGGGCAAGATCCGCCACATCGGCCTCTCGAACGTGACCGTCGATCACATCGAGCGCGCGCAAAAGCTCACGCCGGTCGTCTCGATCCAGAACCGATACAGCGCTTTCGAGCGCACGTCGGAGCCGGTGCTCGACTTCTGCTCGCTGGAGGAGCTGGCATTTCTGCCATGGCGTCCAGTGGAAGGTGGGGGAGTCGCCGGCGCCGCCGGGGTGATCGCGGAGATCGCCCGGCGCAACAATGCAACGCCGACCCAGATCGCGCTCGCCTGGTTGCTGGCGCATTCGCCGGTGATGCTGCCGATCGCGGGCACGTCGAAGGCTGCCCACCTCGAGGAGAACCTGGGGGCGGCGGCGCTCGAGCTGGCCCCGGCAGAGCTCGCCGAGATCGACAAGATTGCCCCGGAGCCGCGCCCCTGACTGTCGAGGACGGTGACCGAGACGAAGACGAAGCACTGGATGAGGCCTTGATGGCCAGTCGACAAAGGCGTCCCTTAGCGCACTCTTAAGCGCACCTCATTTCTCATTCACCCCC
It contains:
- a CDS encoding response regulator transcription factor gives rise to the protein MRILVAEDDHGLREVLVQGLEDAGYLVDSVDRGDDAIEQLKFYEYDVAILDWRMPGVPGVEVASWARRNDRPTAILMLTARDAPPDRIQGLDAGADDYLVKPFDFGELVARVRALQRRPRGVGAPVMNRGTLSLDPARRHVTMNGKLLNLTTAEFHILELLLRRFPSVVDRKAIAEHAWRDETEPLGSNVIDVKMSRLRAKLVHSGVRILTVRGTGFRLEEA
- a CDS encoding YceI family protein; its protein translation is MNNRRTLIAAIIVGALILGAAGVGILYFVVFAGSSPQKLALSSPTPSASGSTASATATPGAGTWTVGSGSVAGYRVREQLASFAAPSDAVGRTSAITGTFSLTQSTTGYGVTAASFSVDVTKLTSDQSRRDQRIHSQGLESDRYPTATFKLTSPITLPADAASGQTIHVSAIGDLTIHGVTKNVTIPIDARMSGSTIELVGSITFPFSQFGMTPPSIGGFVTVQSNATMEFQLMLSRQGA
- a CDS encoding zinc-dependent alcohol dehydrogenase family protein; translated protein: MRAMQLRAAKEPLRLEELPVPAPAEGQVLIRVSVCAVCRTDLHIVSGEISEPKLPLVIGHMIVGRVEAAGDGADRFAPGARIGVPWLGYVDETCRFCRRGLENLCVNARFTGYHIDGGYAEFCIADERFCFALPESYDDLHAAPLLCAGLIGYRALRLAGDAQRVGLYGFGDSAHIIAQVARYQGRRVFAFTSPGDTKRQAFARSLGAEWAGDSLTPPPEPLDAALIFAPVGALVPAALKALDPGGVVVCAGIHMSEIPSFPYDLLWMERQIRSVANLTRQDGEELLQIAPKVPIQTQVHPYPLVDANTALADLAHGRFEGAAVLTIAS
- a CDS encoding OsmC family protein, whose translation is MPVRTAEARWQRSLQDGSGTMRLGSGAFEGSYSFKSRMEDGSGTNPEELIGAAHAGCFSMAFASGLTQAGHAPQEIRTKATVHFDKSDAGWGISRIDLATEGNVPGIDEATFKRLAEDAKKNCPVSKALAATPITLQATLKSGVTA
- a CDS encoding LLM class F420-dependent oxidoreductase, with translation MKLGLNLPYEGTLAFPEAVELAQRAEALGFESVWMPEAYGIDAISILGALAARTERIQLGTGIVNIFSRTPALLAQTAATLDLISGGRFILGLGTSGHQVITGWHGVAFDRPMLRMRETIAIVRQVLRRDRLIFDGEVFHLDKGLKLLAHPVRAAVPIYLATLTPGGLRLTGELADGWIPTLFAPEHMDVFRPELEAGAGIAGRAVDSLAIAPHVPVIIDDDRTRARDALKPWVALYVGGMGSRTKNFYNDLVRQYGFADDARTLQELYLGGKQLEAIRRVPDALVDAISIAGPPSYVRERLGVWASAGVTTLLASVHDKTQADRLRTLEMLAAAAGAVP
- a CDS encoding aldo/keto reductase, which produces MADRTTTINAALAGTIDIGGDLPVNRFGFGAMRITGEGIWGEPADREESKRVLRRALELGINFIDTADSYGPEVSERLIAEALYPYPEELVIATKGGLVRPGPGEWIPDGRPQHLREACEGSLKRLRVEQIDVYQLHRPDPNVPYEESVGALVELKAEGKIRHIGLSNVTVDHIERAQKLTPVVSIQNRYSAFERTSEPVLDFCSLEELAFLPWRPVEGGGVAGAAGVIAEIARRNNATPTQIALAWLLAHSPVMLPIAGTSKAAHLEENLGAAALELAPAELAEIDKIAPEPRP